TGCCTTAAAACAAGCCAGAGCAGCATTAAGCTGGGTAAGGGTAACCAGTCCCGTGAACGGGATTGTCGGCACCATAAATTACAGAACCGGAAGCCTGGTGAACAATTCCAATGTTTTAACCTCTGTAGCCAACACCACCAGCGTAATTGCATACTTTTCGATGAACGAAAAGGACCTTTATGAATTTATGAGAGATTGGAAAGGGAGTACACAGGCTGCAAAAATAAAAAATATGCCGCCTGTAAAACTTCAACTTTCAGATGGTACCGAATATGAACAAAAAGGCAGGATCGCAACCATATCCGGAGTAGTTGATGCAACTTCAGGTGCAGTAAACTTCAGGGCTTCTTTCCCAAATAAACAGGGACTTTTACGAAGCGGCAGCAGTGGAAAAGTAGTCATCCCCAAATATCTGAAAAATGTACTGGTGGTTCCGCAAAAAGCCACATTCAACCAACAGGATAAAGTACTTGTATATAAAGTTCAGGGAGATTCTGTAGTTCAAAAGGCAATAACCGTAAAATCCACTGCTGACGGACAGAATTATGCAGTTTTCGACGGCTTGTCACAAGGCGACAGGATTGTAACGGACGGTATCGTGACCCTTAAAAACGGCCAAAAAATAAAAATAAAATAATTCAAACAAAGACATAATGCTTAGAACATTCATAGATAGGCCGGTACTATCCACGGTCATTTCAATTATTATTGTAGTGTTAGGAATAATCGGCATTTATACTTTGCCGATTGAACAATATCCGGACATTGCGCCTCCAACCGTAAGGGTTTCCACAACATACAGCGGGGCCAATGCCAATGCTGTATTAAACAGTGTCATCGTTCCCCTCGAAGAACAGATCAATGGTGTGGAAGGCATGACTTATATGACTTCCACCGCCTCCAACGGAGGTTCTGCAAGTATCAATGTTTACTTCAAACAGGGTACGGATCCCGATATGGCTGCAGTAAATGTCCAAAACCGGGTATCCCAGGCCACTTCGCTATTACCAGGAGAAGTAACCAAAGTCGGCGTGACTGTGCGTAAACAACAGAGCAGTACGGTTTTGATGATCATGCTCAGGTCTGTCAACCCCGATTATGATGACAAATTCATTCAAAACTATGCAGCGATCAACATTATACCCCAAATTAAAAGAATTGCAGGGGTTGGCGATGCAAACGTCTGGGGCCCTAAAAATTACAGCATGCGCATCTGGCTTAAGCCTGATGCAATGAAAACATACAACCTGACCACATCTGAAGTAATTGCCGCCCTGCAAGACCAAAATATTGAAGCGGCTCCAGGGGAATTAGGGGCCAACAGCAACCAGACCTTTCAGTATACCCTGAAATATACAGGAAGACTCAAGACTGCCGACGAATTTGAAAATATCATCATCCGTTCAAAGAATTCAGATGTTTTAAGACTGAAGGATGTGGCCAAAATTGAATTAGGCGCCCAAAGTTATTCCTTTCTCTCTCAAAACGGCAATCACCCTTCGGTGCTGATCGGCATAAATCAAACTGCCGGATCAAATGCACAAGATATCATCAAGCAAATCAAACAGGAAATGCAAAAAGTTTCCAAGGTGTTGCCTCCCGGTATACAGTATGAATACCAGATGGACGCCAGCGCCTTTTTGGATGCCTCAATACATAAAGTACTCAGGACTCTGTTGGAAGCATTTATCATTGTCTGCCTGGTGGTTTTGCTCTTCCTTCAAAACTTCAGGGCAACGCTGATTCCTGCTTTTGCTGTTCCTGTGGCCATTATCGGTACATTTTTCTTTCTGAAGCTTTTT
This window of the Bacteroidota bacterium genome carries:
- a CDS encoding efflux RND transporter periplasmic adaptor subunit, which gives rise to MNWKKILIEGIILIVCLSACKNKRNLADQAEQVQSYPTAVLSLQNIELESVYPAVIKGQEDIDIKPRVDGFIEHVYVDEGSIVKRGQTLFSINSPSSLQNIESAKANYNTAKLDVERMRPLADKGIISQVRLNEYENALASAQAALKQARAALSWVRVTSPVNGIVGTINYRTGSLVNNSNVLTSVANTTSVIAYFSMNEKDLYEFMRDWKGSTQAAKIKNMPPVKLQLSDGTEYEQKGRIATISGVVDATSGAVNFRASFPNKQGLLRSGSSGKVVIPKYLKNVLVVPQKATFNQQDKVLVYKVQGDSVVQKAITVKSTADGQNYAVFDGLSQGDRIVTDGIVTLKNGQKIKIK